From the genome of Canis lupus baileyi chromosome 32, mCanLup2.hap1, whole genome shotgun sequence, one region includes:
- the C32H15orf39 gene encoding uncharacterized protein C15orf39 homolog isoform X1 — protein sequence MAEKRPLGTLGPVMYGKLPRLEADSGPGHSLPPSAGNQDPCSYKGAYFSCPMGSAPKAGSERLASWIPYPPLYPASMAGPPLRTDNLLTSCLLYRPPAESSEKVQDPGPVELLSFGPQSHSYPGPPLAAPKPVYRNPLCYGLSPCLGEGAAKRPLDVDWTMVTGPLLPPADPPCSLTPAPGKGQSLDGTFLRGVPAEGPGKNSVSFSPCQAFLEKYRTIHGTGFLPSKYAGPYSGDSKQALSEGPPSPWTQLAQPLGPACQDTVPTHYPLPHPPQALPCPSACRHPEKQGSYGAALPLQPLGAHKGAGYPAGGLSSPYLRQQAAQTPYMPPVGLDTFSCPSAPPPAPSPGLKLEPPLAPRCPLDFAPQTLSFPYARDDLSLYGASPGLGGTPPSQNSLQAVPQPSAFQRACQPLSASQPCPEPGRPVEKPAQEAEEKMWLPSCRKEQLQPQLDERPGAPIVIGNSPVPHTPPGLAPCAQERRALLQSDGALPPGSPPMPVIDNVFSLAPYRDYLDVQAPEDPAEPAPAPAPSGSPAKDGGAPLAAREVPAEPLCSRREEVALDLSVKRPVPEAPIGAPSPAAPPQPPAAPEAPGAGNALPELPDPAKAAPEAAGSPVPATADEAAPRTNFHSSVAFMFRKFKILRPAPLPAAPAPAPAPAPAAPPAAVPPASVPLGLQILSPPLPVACFNLALPSPPAVALASRALAPAPAPAPAPAPAAAPAASSPEQHFTGLHASLCDAISGSVAHSPPEKLREWLATAGPWGRAAWQDCQAVQGLLGKLLSQLQRFVCTQQCPFPHVVRAGAIFVPIHLVKERLFPRLPPASVDHVLQEHRVELRPTTLSEERALRERALHGCTSRMLKLLALRQLPDIYPDLLGLQWRDCVRRQLGDFDTEAGSVPSSEPTMARDEPESLALAWKSPVPKARKPGRKPPTPGLEKAEAAPEEGARGASPAPAASTCPQGPILRARFRSLLETAWLNGLALPTWGHKATGPDRSMPQPQALGDQSHPL from the exons ATGGCGGAGAAGCGGCCACTGGGGACCCTGGGGCCTGTAATGTATGGCAAGCTGCCCCGTCTAGAGGCAGACTCCGGGCCTGGGCACAGCCTGCCCCCCTCTGCTGGCAACCAGGACCCCTGCAGCTACAAGGGTGCTTACTTCTCCTGCCCTATGGGGAGTGCTCCCAAGGCAGGGTCTGAGCGGTTAGCATCCTGGATCCCATATCCACCCTTGTACCCTGCCAGCATGGCAGGGCCCCCTCTGCGGACAGACAACCTGTTGACCAGCTGTCTGCTCTACCGCCCACCAGCGGAGAGCTCCGAGAAGGTGCAGGACCCTGGCCCTGTTGAGCTCCTGTCCTTCGGTCCCCAGTCTCATTCCTACCCGGGCCCACCGTTGGCGGCACCCAAACCTGTCTACCGCAACCCTCTGTGTTACGGGCTCTCACCCtgcctgggggaaggggcagcaaAGAGGCCACTGGATGTCGACTGGACAATGGTGACTGGACCTCTGTTACCCCCGGCTGACCCACCTTGTTCCCTGACGCCGGCTCCTGGCAAGGGCCAGTCCCTGGATGGCACCTTCTTGCGTGGGGTGCCGGCTGAGGGACCCGGCAAAAACTCCGTAAGCTTCTCCCCGTGCCAGGCCTTCCTGGAGAAGTACCGGACCATCCACGGCACGGGCTTCCTGCCCTCTAAGTATGCAGGTCCTTACTCTGGGGACTCCAAGCAGGCGTTGTCCGAGGGACCCCCCAGCCCTTGGACCCAGCTGGCCCAACCCCTGGGCCCCGCCTGCCAGGATACAGTGCCTACCCACTacccactcccccaccctccccaggccctgccttGCCCATCAGCCTGCCGCCACCCAGAGAAGCAGGGCAGCTATGGTGCAGCGCTCCCACTACAGCCTCTGGGAGCCCACAAGGGGGCTGGGTACCCGGCTGGTGGGCTGAGCAGTCCCTACCTGAGGCAGCAGGCAGCCCAGACACCCTATATGCCCCCAGTGGGCCTGGACACtttttcctgcccctctgcccccccgccAGCACCCTCACCAGGCCTCAAGCTGGAGCCGCCTCTCGCTCCCCGGTGCCCCTTGGACTTTGCCCCCCAGACGCTGAGCTTTCCCTACGCCCGGGATGACCTCTCTCTCTACGGAGCATCCCCCGGGCTTGGAGGGACGCCACCTTCCCAAAACAGCCTCCAGGCTGTGCCCCAGCCCAGTGCCTTCCAGCGGGCGTGCCAGCCTCTGTCCGCCAGCCAGCCATGCCCCGAGCCTGGGAGGCCTGTGGAGAAGCCAGCccaggaggcagaggagaagatGTGGCTGCCGAGCTGCAGGAAAgagcagctccagccccagctcgACGAGCGCCCCGGAGCGCCCATCGTCATCGGCAACAGTCCGGTTCCCCACACCCCCCCGGGACTCGCGCCCTGTGCCCAGGAGCGCCGGGCTCTTCTGCAGAGTGACGGCGCGCTGCCACCCGGCTCGCCACCCATGCCTGTCATCGACAATGTCTTCAGCCTGGCCCCGTACCGCGACTACCTGGATGTGCAGGCCCCCGAGGACCCCGCTGAGCCCGCCCCGGCGCCAGCCCCCAGCGGGAGCCCTGCAAAGGACGGTGGGGCGCCCCTGGCCGCCCGGGAGGTGCCCGCAGAGCCCCTGTGCTCCCGCAGAGAGGAGGTAGCGCTGGACCTAAGCGTGAAGAGGCCGGTGCCCGAGGCGCCCATCGGGGCCCCCAGTCCCGCCGCGCCCCCCCAGCCGCCTGCGGCCCCCGAGGCGCCAGGTGCGGGCAACGCGCTCCCAGAGCTGCCAGACCCGGCAAAGGCAGCCCCCGAGGCCGCGGGGTCCCCTGTGCCGGCGACCGCCGACGAGGCCGCCCCCAGGACCAACTTCCACAGCTCCGTGGCCTTCATGTTCCGAAAATTCAAGATCCTCCGGCCCGCACCCCTGcctgcggccccggccccggccccggccccggccccggccgcgccccccgcggctGTGCCCCCCGCGTCCGTGCCCCTCGGGCTGCAGATTCTCAGCCCGCCGCTGCCCGTGGCCTGCTTCAACCTGGCGCTGCCCAGCCCGCCCGCCGTGGCCCTGGCCTCCCGGgccctggcccccgcccccgcccccgccccggccccggccccggccgccgcccccgccgccagcTCCCCAGAGCAGCACTTCACGGGCCTGCACGCGTCCCTGTGTGATGCCATCTCGGGCTCCGTGGCCCACTCCCCGCCCGAGAAGCTGCGGGAGTGGCTGGCCAcggcggggccctggggccgGGCGGCGTGGCAGGACTGCCAGGCGGTGCAGGGGCTGCTGGGCAAGCTGCTGTCGCAGCTGCAGCGCTTCGTGTGCACCCAGCAGTGCCCCTTCCCCCACGTGGTGCGCGCCGGGGCCATCTTCGTGCCCATCCACCTGGTGAAGGAGCGCCTCTTCCCGAGGCTGCCCCCCGCCTCCGTGGACCACGTGCTGCAGGAGCACCGCGTGGAGCTGCGGCCCACCACGCTGTCCGAGGAGCGGGCGCTGCGCGAGCGGGCCCTGCACGGCTGCACGTCGCGCATGCTCAAGCTGCTGGCGCTGCGCCAGCTGCCCGACATCTACCCGGACCTGCTGGGCCTGCAGTGGCGGGACTGTGTCCGCCGCCAGCTGG GTGACTTTGACACTGAGGCTGGATCTGTGCCCTCCTCAGAACCCACCATGGCCAGAGACGAGCCGGAGAGCCTAGCCCTGGCTTGGAAGTCACCCGTCCCCAAGGCCAGGAAGCCAGGGAGGAAGCCACCAACCCCTGGCTTGGAGAAAGCAGAGGCAGCCCCTGAGGAAGGGGCCCGCGGTGCCTCACCCGCCCCTGCCGCCAGCACCTGCCCCCAGGGCCCCATACTAAGGGCCCGCTTCCGCAGCCTGCTAGAAACTGCCTGGCTCAATGGCCTGGCACTGCCCACTTGGGGCCACAAGGCCACAGGGCCGGATCGGTCCATGCCCCAGCCACAGGCGCTGGGCGACCAGAGCCATCCCCTGTAG
- the C32H15orf39 gene encoding uncharacterized protein C15orf39 homolog isoform X2 gives MAEKRPLGTLGPVMYGKLPRLEADSGPGHSLPPSAGNQDPCSYKGAYFSCPMGSAPKAGSERLASWIPYPPLYPASMAGPPLRTDNLLTSCLLYRPPAESSEKVQDPGPVELLSFGPQSHSYPGPPLAAPKPVYRNPLCYGLSPCLGEGAAKRPLDVDWTMVTGPLLPPADPPCSLTPAPGKGQSLDGTFLRGVPAEGPGKNSVSFSPCQAFLEKYRTIHGTGFLPSKYAGPYSGDSKQALSEGPPSPWTQLAQPLGPACQDTVPTHYPLPHPPQALPCPSACRHPEKQGSYGAALPLQPLGAHKGAGYPAGGLSSPYLRQQAAQTPYMPPVGLDTFSCPSAPPPAPSPGLKLEPPLAPRCPLDFAPQTLSFPYARDDLSLYGASPGLGGTPPSQNSLQAVPQPSAFQRACQPLSASQPCPEPGRPVEKPAQEAEEKMWLPSCRKEQLQPQLDERPGAPIVIGNSPVPHTPPGLAPCAQERRALLQSDGALPPGSPPMPVIDNVFSLAPYRDYLDVQAPEDPAEPAPAPAPSGSPAKDGGAPLAAREVPAEPLCSRREEVALDLSVKRPVPEAPIGAPSPAAPPQPPAAPEAPGAGNALPELPDPAKAAPEAAGSPVPATADEAAPRTNFHSSVAFMFRKFKILRPAPLPAAPAPAPAPAPAAPPAAVPPASVPLGLQILSPPLPVACFNLALPSPPAVALASRALAPAPAPAPAPAPAAAPAASSPEQHFTGLHASLCDAISGSVAHSPPEKLREWLATAGPWGRAAWQDCQAVQGLLGKLLSQLQRFVCTQQCPFPHVVRAGAIFVPIHLVKERLFPRLPPASVDHVLQEHRVELRPTTLSEERALRERALHGCTSRMLKLLALRQLPDIYPDLLGLQWRDCVRRQLGEHGASPGAPGAV, from the coding sequence ATGGCGGAGAAGCGGCCACTGGGGACCCTGGGGCCTGTAATGTATGGCAAGCTGCCCCGTCTAGAGGCAGACTCCGGGCCTGGGCACAGCCTGCCCCCCTCTGCTGGCAACCAGGACCCCTGCAGCTACAAGGGTGCTTACTTCTCCTGCCCTATGGGGAGTGCTCCCAAGGCAGGGTCTGAGCGGTTAGCATCCTGGATCCCATATCCACCCTTGTACCCTGCCAGCATGGCAGGGCCCCCTCTGCGGACAGACAACCTGTTGACCAGCTGTCTGCTCTACCGCCCACCAGCGGAGAGCTCCGAGAAGGTGCAGGACCCTGGCCCTGTTGAGCTCCTGTCCTTCGGTCCCCAGTCTCATTCCTACCCGGGCCCACCGTTGGCGGCACCCAAACCTGTCTACCGCAACCCTCTGTGTTACGGGCTCTCACCCtgcctgggggaaggggcagcaaAGAGGCCACTGGATGTCGACTGGACAATGGTGACTGGACCTCTGTTACCCCCGGCTGACCCACCTTGTTCCCTGACGCCGGCTCCTGGCAAGGGCCAGTCCCTGGATGGCACCTTCTTGCGTGGGGTGCCGGCTGAGGGACCCGGCAAAAACTCCGTAAGCTTCTCCCCGTGCCAGGCCTTCCTGGAGAAGTACCGGACCATCCACGGCACGGGCTTCCTGCCCTCTAAGTATGCAGGTCCTTACTCTGGGGACTCCAAGCAGGCGTTGTCCGAGGGACCCCCCAGCCCTTGGACCCAGCTGGCCCAACCCCTGGGCCCCGCCTGCCAGGATACAGTGCCTACCCACTacccactcccccaccctccccaggccctgccttGCCCATCAGCCTGCCGCCACCCAGAGAAGCAGGGCAGCTATGGTGCAGCGCTCCCACTACAGCCTCTGGGAGCCCACAAGGGGGCTGGGTACCCGGCTGGTGGGCTGAGCAGTCCCTACCTGAGGCAGCAGGCAGCCCAGACACCCTATATGCCCCCAGTGGGCCTGGACACtttttcctgcccctctgcccccccgccAGCACCCTCACCAGGCCTCAAGCTGGAGCCGCCTCTCGCTCCCCGGTGCCCCTTGGACTTTGCCCCCCAGACGCTGAGCTTTCCCTACGCCCGGGATGACCTCTCTCTCTACGGAGCATCCCCCGGGCTTGGAGGGACGCCACCTTCCCAAAACAGCCTCCAGGCTGTGCCCCAGCCCAGTGCCTTCCAGCGGGCGTGCCAGCCTCTGTCCGCCAGCCAGCCATGCCCCGAGCCTGGGAGGCCTGTGGAGAAGCCAGCccaggaggcagaggagaagatGTGGCTGCCGAGCTGCAGGAAAgagcagctccagccccagctcgACGAGCGCCCCGGAGCGCCCATCGTCATCGGCAACAGTCCGGTTCCCCACACCCCCCCGGGACTCGCGCCCTGTGCCCAGGAGCGCCGGGCTCTTCTGCAGAGTGACGGCGCGCTGCCACCCGGCTCGCCACCCATGCCTGTCATCGACAATGTCTTCAGCCTGGCCCCGTACCGCGACTACCTGGATGTGCAGGCCCCCGAGGACCCCGCTGAGCCCGCCCCGGCGCCAGCCCCCAGCGGGAGCCCTGCAAAGGACGGTGGGGCGCCCCTGGCCGCCCGGGAGGTGCCCGCAGAGCCCCTGTGCTCCCGCAGAGAGGAGGTAGCGCTGGACCTAAGCGTGAAGAGGCCGGTGCCCGAGGCGCCCATCGGGGCCCCCAGTCCCGCCGCGCCCCCCCAGCCGCCTGCGGCCCCCGAGGCGCCAGGTGCGGGCAACGCGCTCCCAGAGCTGCCAGACCCGGCAAAGGCAGCCCCCGAGGCCGCGGGGTCCCCTGTGCCGGCGACCGCCGACGAGGCCGCCCCCAGGACCAACTTCCACAGCTCCGTGGCCTTCATGTTCCGAAAATTCAAGATCCTCCGGCCCGCACCCCTGcctgcggccccggccccggccccggccccggccccggccgcgccccccgcggctGTGCCCCCCGCGTCCGTGCCCCTCGGGCTGCAGATTCTCAGCCCGCCGCTGCCCGTGGCCTGCTTCAACCTGGCGCTGCCCAGCCCGCCCGCCGTGGCCCTGGCCTCCCGGgccctggcccccgcccccgcccccgccccggccccggccccggccgccgcccccgccgccagcTCCCCAGAGCAGCACTTCACGGGCCTGCACGCGTCCCTGTGTGATGCCATCTCGGGCTCCGTGGCCCACTCCCCGCCCGAGAAGCTGCGGGAGTGGCTGGCCAcggcggggccctggggccgGGCGGCGTGGCAGGACTGCCAGGCGGTGCAGGGGCTGCTGGGCAAGCTGCTGTCGCAGCTGCAGCGCTTCGTGTGCACCCAGCAGTGCCCCTTCCCCCACGTGGTGCGCGCCGGGGCCATCTTCGTGCCCATCCACCTGGTGAAGGAGCGCCTCTTCCCGAGGCTGCCCCCCGCCTCCGTGGACCACGTGCTGCAGGAGCACCGCGTGGAGCTGCGGCCCACCACGCTGTCCGAGGAGCGGGCGCTGCGCGAGCGGGCCCTGCACGGCTGCACGTCGCGCATGCTCAAGCTGCTGGCGCTGCGCCAGCTGCCCGACATCTACCCGGACCTGCTGGGCCTGCAGTGGCGGGACTGTGTCCGCCGCCAGCTGGGTGAGCACGGGGCGTCCCCGGGAGCCCCCGGAGCGGTGTGA